From the genome of Bacteroides sp. MSB163, one region includes:
- a CDS encoding copper homeostasis protein CutC produces the protein MEPYQFEVCANSVESCLAAQAGGANRVELCAGIPEGGTTPSYGDIVIAREALTKTLLHVIIRPRGGDFLYSPIEQRIMLKDIDNARRLGADGVVFGCLTAKGDVDLSLMRQLIEVSQGMSVTFHRAFDVCRNPQEALEQIIELGCNRILTSGAQATAEQGIPLLKKLQQQADGRIILLAGCGVNENNIAHIATETGIREFHFSARETIESKMLHRNGTVSMGGTVNIEEYRRPITTAERVKKTIKALTGPIKN, from the coding sequence ATGGAGCCATATCAATTTGAAGTTTGTGCCAACTCCGTAGAGAGTTGCCTTGCCGCACAGGCAGGGGGAGCAAACCGGGTGGAGCTATGCGCCGGAATACCAGAAGGGGGTACTACCCCATCTTACGGAGATATCGTCATTGCCCGGGAAGCCTTAACAAAGACTCTTTTGCACGTCATCATCCGTCCCCGTGGCGGAGATTTTCTGTACTCCCCCATTGAGCAACGCATTATGCTGAAGGATATCGACAACGCCCGCCGATTGGGAGCAGACGGAGTTGTATTCGGTTGTCTTACCGCTAAAGGAGATGTAGACCTTTCCTTAATGAGGCAGCTGATCGAAGTATCACAAGGTATGTCCGTTACGTTCCATCGTGCTTTCGATGTATGCCGCAATCCGCAGGAAGCGCTGGAGCAAATCATAGAGTTAGGTTGTAACCGTATTCTTACTTCCGGTGCACAGGCCACGGCCGAACAGGGCATCCCTTTATTAAAGAAATTGCAGCAGCAGGCAGACGGGCGTATTATCCTACTGGCAGGTTGCGGAGTAAATGAAAATAATATCGCTCACATCGCCACGGAAACCGGTATCCGGGAGTTTCACTTCTCAGCAAGAGAGACTATCGAAAGCAAGATGCTGCACCGAAACGGAACAGTTTCGATGGGGGGTACTGTGAACATAGAAGAGTATCGTCGCCCCATCACTACCGCAGAACGCGTAAAAAAAACAATAAAGGCGTTGACCGGTCCAATTAAGAATTAA
- a CDS encoding nucleosidase, translating to MKILVTYAVQGEFTELKFPGLIGEEEVHIGYIRTGVGKVKSAYYVSEVLNQAKPDLVINVGTAGSIDCQVGDILVCRHFIDRDMQKLADMGLEYEIDSSTLLAEKGYCMHWAGEGICNTGDTFLTELSDVKGDVVDMEAFAQAFVCRAKNVPFIAVKYVTDIIGQNSVKHWEDKLADARKGLGEFFEQIGGAVK from the coding sequence ATGAAAATTTTAGTTACTTACGCCGTACAGGGTGAGTTTACGGAGTTAAAGTTTCCCGGATTGATAGGAGAGGAAGAAGTTCACATCGGCTATATTCGTACAGGAGTAGGCAAAGTGAAGTCAGCATATTATGTTTCTGAAGTGCTCAATCAGGCTAAGCCGGACTTGGTGATCAACGTAGGTACGGCAGGAAGCATTGATTGCCAGGTAGGAGATATTCTGGTGTGCCGTCATTTTATAGACCGTGATATGCAGAAATTAGCCGATATGGGCTTGGAATATGAGATTGATTCTTCTACTTTGCTGGCAGAGAAGGGATACTGTATGCATTGGGCAGGAGAAGGCATTTGTAATACAGGTGATACTTTTCTGACGGAACTTTCGGATGTGAAAGGCGATGTGGTCGATATGGAAGCTTTTGCGCAAGCCTTTGTTTGCCGTGCCAAGAATGTGCCTTTTATTGCTGTGAAGTATGTGACGGATATCATAGGACAGAACTCCGTGAAGCATTGGGAGGATAAACTGGCTGATGCTCGTAAGGGGTTGGGGGAATTCTTTGAACAGATAGGTGGAGCGGTAAAATAA
- a CDS encoding cell division protein ZapA, whose product MNDKIKINLQMAGSTYPLTIPREEEEMVREAAKQVDIRLNAYREHYQNVTPEKIIAMVAYQFALENLKMKNRNDTRPYADKIEELTEVLETYFKGL is encoded by the coding sequence ATGAACGATAAGATAAAGATAAACCTACAGATGGCAGGCTCCACCTATCCCCTCACCATACCGCGTGAAGAGGAAGAAATGGTAAGAGAAGCCGCCAAACAGGTGGATATACGGCTCAATGCGTATCGAGAACATTACCAGAATGTAACTCCTGAGAAGATTATAGCCATGGTGGCCTATCAATTTGCCTTGGAGAACCTGAAAATGAAAAACCGAAACGATACTCGGCCGTATGCCGACAAGATAGAAGAACTGACAGAGGTGTTGGAAACATACTTTAAAGGACTGTAA
- a CDS encoding alpha/beta fold hydrolase: protein MAMKRLLLPLMLLGTSLLIFAQDYPFSVVKSGTGKQTVIFIPGFACSGDVWAETVSVLKDSYTCYVLTMAGFSGVAPEECPSFERWKMQIAKFIKEERIEKPILVGHSMGGGLVLAIAAEFPELTGKIVIVDALPCLMALTVPDFKSAPDNDCTDLIDRITAMDEEQFAQMQRMSAATLTTDSLRFAEIVNWGLASDRKTYAKLFCDFSNTDLRECIKNIVVPSLILLEPYFKHIDTVIKNQYKNLSVAQIRYADKGLHFVMFDDKEWFIHQICEFIKER from the coding sequence ATGGCGATGAAAAGATTACTTTTGCCCCTGATGTTATTGGGAACTTCTCTTTTGATTTTTGCACAGGATTATCCTTTTTCGGTAGTAAAATCGGGAACAGGAAAACAAACCGTTATATTTATACCCGGTTTTGCATGCTCGGGGGATGTCTGGGCGGAAACAGTCAGCGTACTGAAAGACAGCTATACCTGCTATGTGCTGACAATGGCGGGCTTTTCGGGCGTTGCACCTGAAGAGTGTCCATCATTCGAAAGATGGAAAATGCAGATTGCAAAGTTTATCAAAGAGGAGCGGATAGAGAAACCTATTCTCGTGGGGCATAGTATGGGAGGTGGTTTGGTACTTGCAATTGCGGCTGAATTCCCGGAGCTTACAGGAAAGATTGTGATTGTAGATGCCTTGCCTTGTCTGATGGCTTTGACAGTTCCTGATTTTAAATCTGCTCCTGATAATGATTGCACAGATTTAATTGACAGGATTACAGCTATGGATGAGGAGCAATTTGCACAGATGCAAAGAATGAGTGCGGCAACGCTTACCACTGATTCATTGAGATTTGCCGAAATCGTAAACTGGGGATTGGCATCTGACAGAAAGACGTATGCTAAACTATTCTGTGATTTCTCGAATACAGATTTAAGAGAATGTATAAAGAATATAGTTGTCCCTTCTCTTATACTTTTGGAACCTTATTTCAAACATATAGATACGGTCATTAAGAATCAATATAAGAATTTGTCAGTAGCACAAATCAGATATGCAGATAAAGGCTTGCATTTTGTGATGTTTGATGATAAGGAATGGTTCATCCATCAAATTTGTGAATTTATAAAAGAGCGTTAA
- a CDS encoding winged helix-turn-helix domain-containing protein: protein MFKELNPLLHSELRLAVMSLLIGVEEADFVFIRQQTGATAGNLSVQIDKLSKAGYVEVTKTFKGKMPCTICKITPQGVDAFEEYVEALKTYIIK from the coding sequence ATGTTTAAAGAACTGAACCCCTTACTGCATTCCGAATTGCGCCTGGCGGTGATGTCGTTGCTTATTGGTGTTGAAGAGGCAGACTTTGTCTTTATCCGGCAACAGACGGGAGCAACGGCAGGCAACCTCAGCGTGCAGATTGATAAACTCAGTAAAGCGGGGTATGTGGAGGTGACGAAGACGTTCAAGGGAAAGATGCCTTGCACTATCTGTAAGATTACGCCACAGGGAGTAGACGCTTTTGAGGAGTATGTGGAAGCGCTCAAAACGTATATTATAAAATAA
- a CDS encoding GNAT family N-acetyltransferase produces MKTDFIIRVALQSDTVELKNLFQNTVLAINRRDYSQAEVEDWASCGDDLSNIEDMIKTHYFIVAVNQQSKIVGFSSITPQGYLHSMFVHKDFQGEGIATMLLNEIEQYAITNGIMRITSEVSLTARPFFEKKGYIVEEEQKRKANQLSLTNFWMAKQVICPKNL; encoded by the coding sequence ATGAAAACGGACTTTATAATCAGAGTAGCTTTGCAGTCGGATACTGTTGAGTTGAAAAATTTATTTCAGAATACCGTCCTCGCGATAAATAGGCGCGATTACTCACAGGCGGAAGTTGAAGACTGGGCATCATGTGGGGATGATCTTTCTAATATAGAAGATATGATAAAGACCCATTACTTTATTGTAGCTGTTAATCAACAGTCGAAAATCGTAGGTTTTTCATCTATCACTCCCCAGGGTTATTTACACTCTATGTTTGTTCACAAGGATTTTCAGGGTGAAGGCATTGCTACAATGCTTTTGAATGAAATAGAACAGTATGCAATTACAAATGGAATTATGCGGATTACATCTGAAGTGAGTTTAACAGCCCGCCCTTTCTTTGAAAAAAAAGGTTATATAGTGGAGGAAGAGCAAAAGCGCAAGGCTAATCAGCTTTCTCTTACTAATTTCTGGATGGCCAAACAGGTGATATGTCCGAAAAACTTATAG
- the rny gene encoding ribonuclease Y yields MTVTILVSIACFIIGGFLSYMFFKHGLKSKYDNILKEAEAEAEVIKKNKLLEVKEKFLNKKADLEKEVAIRNQKIQQAENKLKQRELVLNQRQEEIQRKKAEAEAVKENLEAQLVIIDKKKEELDKLQQQEIEKLETISGLSAEEAKERMVESLKEEAKTQAQSFINDIMDDAKLTASKEAKRIVIQSIQRVATETAIENSVTVFHIESDEIKGRIIGREGRNIRALEAATGVEIVVDDTPEAIVLSAFDPVRREIARLALHQLVTDGRIHPARIEEVVSKVRKQVEEEIIETGKRTTIDLGIHGLHPELIRIIGKMKYRSSYGQNLLQHARETANLCAVMASELGLNPKKAKRAGLLHDIGKVPDEEPELPHALYGMKLAEKFKEKPDICNAIGAHHDEVEMTSLLAPIVQVCDAISGARPGARREIVEAYIKRLNDLEQLAMAYPGVTKTYAIQAGRELRVIVGADKIDDKQTENLSGEIAKKIQDEMTYPGQVKITVIRETRAVSYAK; encoded by the coding sequence ATGACAGTAACAATACTAGTATCCATTGCCTGTTTCATTATCGGTGGATTTCTGTCGTACATGTTCTTCAAGCATGGTTTGAAGTCCAAATATGACAATATCCTGAAAGAAGCCGAGGCTGAAGCGGAAGTGATTAAAAAGAATAAGTTGCTCGAAGTAAAGGAGAAGTTCCTGAACAAAAAAGCAGACTTGGAGAAAGAAGTGGCAATCCGCAACCAAAAAATTCAGCAAGCGGAAAACAAGTTGAAACAACGAGAATTGGTGCTGAACCAACGCCAGGAAGAGATACAGCGCAAGAAGGCGGAAGCCGAAGCGGTGAAGGAAAACCTGGAAGCCCAATTAGTGATTATTGATAAGAAGAAAGAAGAACTGGACAAACTGCAACAGCAGGAAATTGAGAAACTGGAAACCATTTCCGGACTCTCTGCCGAAGAAGCTAAAGAGCGTATGGTAGAATCTCTAAAAGAGGAAGCCAAAACGCAGGCACAGTCCTTCATCAACGACATCATGGACGATGCTAAGTTGACTGCAAGCAAAGAAGCCAAACGCATCGTGATACAGTCTATCCAGCGTGTGGCTACGGAAACTGCCATCGAAAACTCAGTTACCGTATTCCATATAGAATCGGATGAAATCAAAGGACGCATCATTGGTCGCGAAGGCCGCAATATCCGTGCGCTGGAAGCAGCTACAGGTGTTGAAATCGTTGTGGATGATACTCCGGAAGCAATCGTTTTGTCAGCTTTCGACCCGGTTCGCCGCGAGATTGCCCGTCTGGCTTTGCACCAGTTGGTAACTGACGGACGTATCCACCCCGCACGTATCGAAGAAGTTGTGTCCAAAGTGCGCAAACAAGTGGAAGAAGAAATCATCGAAACCGGTAAACGTACTACGATTGACCTCGGTATCCACGGTTTGCACCCCGAACTGATTCGTATTATCGGTAAGATGAAATATCGCTCCTCTTATGGTCAGAACTTGTTGCAACATGCTCGCGAAACGGCCAATCTCTGTGCTGTGATGGCATCGGAACTGGGACTAAACCCGAAGAAAGCAAAACGTGCCGGATTGCTGCATGATATCGGTAAAGTGCCCGATGAGGAACCGGAATTGCCTCATGCACTCTATGGTATGAAGTTGGCTGAGAAATTCAAGGAAAAACCGGATATCTGCAACGCTATCGGCGCTCACCACGATGAAGTGGAGATGACGAGCCTTCTGGCACCTATCGTACAGGTATGTGATGCCATCTCAGGCGCACGTCCAGGGGCACGCCGCGAAATTGTTGAGGCTTACATCAAGCGTCTGAATGATCTGGAACAGTTGGCAATGGCCTATCCGGGTGTGACAAAGACGTATGCTATCCAGGCAGGTCGTGAGTTGCGCGTAATCGTTGGTGCCGATAAGATTGACGACAAGCAGACTGAAAACCTTTCCGGTGAAATCGCGAAGAAGATACAGGATGAGATGACGTATCCGGGACAAGTGAAGATCACGGTAATCCGTGAGACACGCGCAGTAAGTTATGCGAAATAA
- a CDS encoding transglutaminase domain-containing protein, with the protein MRRATQLFGICWLLCLLAACGESHFMTDASYRSRVEQDFQQKKALMPQGELFTILDDASLSTYEQEALEFFYAYMPLADITDYPGEFHLMNIRASQRAAEEMPWGKIIPEDLFRHFVLPVRVNNEQLDSARVVFYKELKNRVKSLSLYDAILEVNHWCHEKAVYMPSDARTSSPLATVNTAYGRCGEESTLLVAALRSVGIPARQVYTPRWAHTDDNHAWVEAWADGKWHFLGACEPEPVLDLGWFNAPASRGMLMHTKVFGRYEGKEEVMSVNPTYTEINVIDNYAPTAQAKVMVKDEAGNPVPDACVEFKLYNYAEFYTVATKHTDDSGLCGLTAGKGDMLVWASKDGRFGFSKLSFGKQAELTVTLDKQAGDSFTVDVDIVPPTESANLPEVTPEQRAENDRRLAIEDSIRNAYVGKFISEEAARNFARDYKLDRDAVAKILVAARGNYRVIREFMTRLRSDNSRKGGIDLLQQISAKDLRDVRLDVLIDHMQSRVRTTNAGYFRKYVRNPRVSNEMLTPYKTFFGKVISKEDVEAYVAEPMKMVAWVAKNIQVNKECNLGAPPVSPEGVWKARLADAHSRDIFFVAMARSMGVPARIDEVTGKVQLITDDGAIDVNFEAVGQAPAQKGRLAAKYTPIQSLDNPKYYSHFTISKVTPQGNLQLLSYDEGDTDMGGGVTWSSLLKEGTFLDAGDYILVTGTRLASGGVLAQMTSLNVKAGGRTETKLVMRENKDEVQVIGNFNSESLFTTLEGGNKQSLLQACGRGYFVVGILGVNQEPTNHALRDISALKADLEKWSRKLVLLFPNQEQAGKYRAADFPGLPNTVIYGIDTEDIAQQIVKNMKLKRKDTLPIFIIADTFNRVVFVSQGYTIGLGEQLVKTVKGL; encoded by the coding sequence ATGAGACGAGCTACACAACTTTTCGGAATATGCTGGCTACTTTGTCTGCTTGCTGCCTGTGGAGAATCCCATTTCATGACCGATGCCTCGTATCGTTCGCGCGTGGAGCAGGACTTTCAGCAAAAGAAGGCTCTGATGCCGCAGGGAGAACTATTTACGATACTGGATGATGCTTCGCTGAGCACTTATGAGCAGGAAGCCTTGGAATTCTTTTATGCCTATATGCCACTGGCGGATATTACTGATTATCCTGGTGAATTTCACTTAATGAATATCCGCGCATCCCAGCGTGCCGCAGAGGAAATGCCTTGGGGAAAGATCATTCCCGAAGATTTGTTCCGACATTTTGTACTTCCGGTGCGGGTGAACAACGAACAACTGGATAGTGCGCGGGTAGTGTTTTATAAGGAGTTGAAAAATCGTGTGAAGTCCCTTTCTTTATACGATGCCATCCTGGAAGTGAACCATTGGTGTCATGAGAAAGCCGTCTATATGCCTTCCGATGCCCGTACCAGTTCACCACTGGCAACAGTGAATACTGCTTACGGGCGTTGTGGCGAAGAATCTACCTTGCTGGTGGCGGCACTTCGCTCGGTAGGTATTCCGGCACGGCAGGTTTATACACCACGATGGGCACATACGGACGATAACCATGCATGGGTGGAAGCCTGGGCAGATGGTAAATGGCATTTTCTGGGTGCTTGCGAACCGGAACCGGTACTGGATCTTGGTTGGTTCAATGCACCTGCCAGTCGCGGAATGTTGATGCATACAAAGGTTTTCGGACGTTATGAAGGAAAAGAAGAAGTAATGTCCGTTAACCCCACGTATACGGAAATCAATGTGATTGATAATTATGCGCCTACAGCGCAAGCCAAGGTTATGGTGAAAGATGAAGCGGGAAATCCGGTTCCTGACGCCTGCGTGGAGTTCAAACTCTACAATTATGCGGAATTCTATACCGTAGCAACGAAACATACTGACGATAGTGGTCTGTGCGGACTGACTGCAGGAAAAGGGGATATGCTTGTCTGGGCCTCCAAAGATGGCCGTTTCGGCTTCTCCAAACTTTCCTTTGGCAAGCAAGCGGAACTGACCGTAACCCTTGATAAGCAAGCGGGTGACAGCTTTACGGTAGATGTTGATATTGTGCCTCCCACAGAAAGTGCCAACTTGCCCGAAGTGACGCCGGAACAGCGGGCGGAAAATGACCGCAGACTGGCGATAGAAGACTCTATTCGTAATGCTTATGTCGGTAAGTTCATCTCGGAAGAGGCGGCACGCAACTTTGCGAGAGATTATAAGTTGGATCGGGATGCAGTAGCCAAGATTCTGGTTGCCGCCCGTGGAAATTACAGAGTAATTCGTGAGTTCATGACTCGTTTGCGTTCTGATAACTCCAGGAAAGGAGGAATAGACCTTTTGCAGCAGATTTCGGCAAAAGATCTTCGTGATGTTCGTTTGGATGTGTTGATAGATCACATGCAGTCTCGTGTGCGTACGACGAATGCCGGATATTTCCGTAAATATGTGCGCAACCCGCGCGTAAGCAATGAAATGTTGACTCCGTATAAAACTTTCTTTGGTAAGGTGATTTCGAAAGAAGATGTTGAGGCTTATGTGGCAGAGCCTATGAAGATGGTTGCATGGGTGGCAAAGAACATTCAGGTGAACAAGGAATGTAATCTGGGGGCACCTCCTGTATCTCCCGAAGGTGTGTGGAAAGCACGTTTGGCCGATGCCCACAGTCGCGATATCTTCTTCGTGGCCATGGCACGCAGCATGGGAGTTCCTGCACGCATTGATGAGGTGACGGGTAAGGTACAGCTGATAACTGACGACGGAGCCATAGATGTGAACTTTGAAGCAGTCGGACAGGCACCTGCGCAGAAGGGCAGGCTTGCAGCTAAATATACACCGATTCAGTCACTGGATAATCCGAAATATTATTCTCATTTCACTATTTCCAAAGTAACTCCGCAAGGTAATTTGCAGTTGTTATCTTATGATGAGGGTGACACAGACATGGGTGGCGGCGTTACATGGAGCAGTTTGCTGAAGGAGGGAACGTTTCTGGATGCCGGAGATTATATTCTGGTAACCGGTACCCGCCTGGCAAGTGGTGGTGTATTGGCGCAAATGACATCATTGAATGTGAAAGCAGGTGGACGTACAGAAACGAAACTGGTGATGCGTGAAAATAAAGATGAAGTACAGGTTATTGGAAACTTCAATTCGGAGAGCTTGTTCACAACATTGGAAGGCGGCAACAAGCAAAGTCTGCTTCAAGCCTGTGGCCGTGGATACTTCGTTGTCGGTATTCTTGGAGTGAATCAGGAACCTACAAACCATGCCTTACGGGATATCTCTGCTTTGAAAGCCGATCTGGAGAAATGGAGTAGAAAACTTGTATTACTCTTCCCGAATCAGGAACAGGCCGGCAAATATCGTGCTGCTGACTTCCCCGGTTTACCTAATACTGTGATTTATGGAATCGACACAGAAGACATAGCCCAGCAGATTGTGAAGAATATGAAGCTGAAACGCAAAGATACATTGCCCATATTTATCATTGCCGATACTTTCAATCGCGTGGTATTTGTTTCACAGGGTTATACCATCGGCTTGGGTGAGCAGTTGGTGAAAACGGTGAAAGGACTATAA
- a CDS encoding YbaN family protein: MKTLYIALGTLSLALGILGIFLPLLPTTPFLLLTAALYFKSSPRLYNWLLNHKHLGPYIRNFRENKAIPLRAKIISISLMWITMLYCVFFIIPYIWVKVILLIIAAGVTYHILSFKTLK; this comes from the coding sequence ATGAAAACCCTTTATATAGCACTTGGTACACTCTCTTTAGCACTTGGTATCCTCGGCATTTTTCTGCCGTTGCTACCCACTACTCCATTTCTGCTACTCACGGCTGCACTCTACTTTAAAAGTTCACCTCGCCTGTATAACTGGTTATTAAATCATAAGCATCTCGGCCCTTATATCCGCAACTTTCGTGAAAACAAAGCCATCCCTCTACGTGCAAAGATAATTTCCATCTCGCTGATGTGGATCACCATGCTCTACTGCGTGTTTTTTATCATACCGTATATATGGGTAAAAGTAATACTCCTGATTATTGCAGCAGGAGTAACCTATCATATCCTTTCGTTTAAGACGCTGAAGTAG
- a CDS encoding DUF2141 domain-containing protein has product MKTIGFKWIVLSVVSVCAVSVSAQSDLTVKVKNIRSAKGKVMIAADKGQYAMVDVTGDTATLVLKEMPEGKCKLYVYHDENGNYQLDREDGVPTENCAIVDLDMTAEAKTIDVELKDVRALQNKAKK; this is encoded by the coding sequence ATGAAAACAATTGGTTTTAAATGGATTGTATTGTCGGTTGTGAGCGTATGTGCGGTTTCTGTATCAGCACAGAGCGACTTGACGGTGAAAGTGAAGAACATCCGTTCGGCAAAAGGAAAGGTGATGATTGCTGCCGATAAAGGGCAATATGCAATGGTAGATGTTACGGGTGATACGGCAACACTTGTATTAAAAGAGATGCCTGAAGGAAAATGCAAATTGTATGTGTATCACGATGAAAACGGCAATTATCAACTGGACCGGGAAGACGGAGTGCCGACGGAGAATTGTGCAATTGTAGATTTGGACATGACAGCTGAAGCAAAAACGATTGATGTAGAGTTGAAAGATGTGAGAGCCTTACAAAATAAGGCAAAAAAATAA
- a CDS encoding RNA polymerase sigma factor, which translates to MVFEDIYRGYWNKIFRLCMGYVNDYSLAQDMAQETFIKVWQYLPTFRNEANIDTWIFRIATNNCLRQLERKKQILSTQFPADLFEDEKTDIEPQIQLLYKFIAELSEIDRIIISLELEDVRQADIAQIIGLSESNVRVRIHRIKVRLTRKFKEYGE; encoded by the coding sequence GTGGTATTTGAAGATATATATAGAGGGTACTGGAATAAAATATTCCGCTTATGCATGGGGTATGTAAATGATTACAGCTTAGCTCAGGACATGGCTCAGGAAACTTTTATTAAAGTCTGGCAATATCTGCCCACCTTCAGGAATGAAGCCAATATTGATACTTGGATATTTCGTATTGCAACCAATAACTGCCTGCGTCAGCTGGAACGGAAGAAGCAAATCTTATCTACGCAGTTTCCTGCCGATTTATTTGAAGATGAAAAGACGGATATTGAGCCGCAGATTCAGTTACTATACAAGTTTATTGCAGAACTTTCGGAGATAGACCGCATTATCATTTCGCTGGAACTGGAAGATGTCAGGCAAGCAGATATAGCGCAAATCATTGGATTGTCGGAGAGTAATGTCCGTGTAAGAATTCATCGTATAAAAGTCCGGTTAACAAGAAAATTCAAAGAATATGGAGAGTAA
- a CDS encoding methylated-DNA--[protein]-cysteine S-methyltransferase, whose translation MKEKNTIKIKRYESPCGVLLLGSFDDKLCLCDWQVEKHRDHVDRRLKRILRAEFEVGTSEVIEKAVRQLDEFFAGKRREFDVPLLFVGTDFQKTVWNELLKIPFGKTISYGEMAQRIGMPKAVRAVANANGANSMSIFAPCHRIIGSDHSLTGYGGGLPAKKFLLELESQPRLAL comes from the coding sequence ATGAAAGAGAAAAATACTATCAAGATAAAGCGTTACGAATCGCCGTGCGGTGTGTTGTTACTTGGTTCGTTTGATGATAAGCTCTGCCTATGCGACTGGCAGGTGGAGAAACATCGCGACCATGTAGATCGGCGGTTGAAACGGATATTGCGTGCTGAGTTCGAGGTGGGTACGTCGGAAGTAATAGAGAAAGCAGTGAGGCAACTCGACGAGTTCTTTGCCGGAAAACGCAGGGAATTCGATGTGCCGCTGCTGTTCGTGGGCACGGACTTTCAAAAAACGGTGTGGAATGAATTGCTGAAGATACCTTTCGGCAAGACAATTTCCTACGGTGAAATGGCGCAGCGGATCGGTATGCCCAAAGCTGTACGCGCAGTTGCCAATGCCAACGGCGCAAATTCCATGTCGATATTTGCACCCTGTCATCGAATAATAGGCAGCGACCATTCGTTGACAGGTTACGGCGGAGGACTTCCGGCTAAAAAGTTCTTGCTTGAATTGGAATCCCAACCCCGACTGGCACTATGA
- a CDS encoding bifunctional helix-turn-helix domain-containing protein/methylated-DNA--[protein]-cysteine S-methyltransferase, with translation MNGQETLDYTRIAQAIEYIRANFKRQPGLDEVALSGSRFQRIFTEWVGVSPKKFLQYTSIEYAKKILDETHASLFDAAMETGLSGTGRLYDLFVNIEGMTPGEYKNGGENLSINYSFAESPFGEILIASTEKGICCMEFADDHATAFSSLQKRFPRARYTQTVDGIQQNALFIFTQDWSRLKEIKLHLKGTDFQLKVWEALLKIPAGVLITYGDIASQIDSPRACRAVGTAVGENPVAFLIPCHRVIRSSGELGNYHWGEVRKTAIIGWEAVKRESISKTE, from the coding sequence ATGAACGGACAGGAGACACTCGATTATACACGTATTGCACAGGCAATAGAATATATTCGTGCCAATTTCAAACGGCAACCTGGGCTTGATGAAGTGGCATTGAGTGGATCACGTTTTCAGCGGATATTTACCGAATGGGTAGGTGTCAGTCCTAAAAAGTTTCTGCAATATACCAGTATCGAATATGCAAAAAAAATATTGGACGAAACCCATGCCTCGTTGTTCGATGCAGCGATGGAAACAGGCCTTTCGGGGACAGGGCGATTGTACGATCTGTTTGTCAATATTGAGGGAATGACGCCGGGCGAATACAAGAATGGCGGCGAGAACCTCTCGATCAATTACAGTTTCGCAGAAAGTCCGTTCGGTGAAATATTGATTGCGTCGACTGAAAAAGGTATCTGTTGCATGGAGTTCGCAGACGATCATGCGACCGCTTTTAGCTCCCTGCAAAAGCGGTTTCCCCGGGCACGATACACACAGACCGTGGACGGAATCCAACAGAACGCTTTGTTTATTTTCACGCAGGACTGGAGCAGGCTGAAAGAAATCAAACTGCATCTGAAAGGCACAGATTTTCAGTTGAAAGTCTGGGAAGCGTTATTGAAAATTCCGGCAGGAGTTTTGATTACCTACGGGGACATTGCTTCACAGATAGACAGTCCTCGTGCTTGTAGGGCTGTCGGCACGGCTGTGGGGGAAAATCCCGTTGCATTCCTTATTCCATGCCATCGTGTCATTCGCTCTTCGGGGGAATTGGGAAACTACCATTGGGGAGAAGTTCGTAAAACAGCTATCATCGGTTGGGAGGCTGTTAAAAGAGAAAGTATATCAAAGACTGAATGA